One genomic region from Ptychodera flava strain L36383 chromosome 5, AS_Pfla_20210202, whole genome shotgun sequence encodes:
- the LOC139132798 gene encoding uncharacterized protein DDB_G0290301-like, producing MTTKAHLITQTNYWEPRQFCKALSGFLLVLAILGLLGGSLMVALSFLEPDREYIQQRYRYFGIIALIACPCFIVMSLGVYYMARAPNRRARKIDVRRRTLYALGYDPKVKKAELKQKNKNRANQQQSYNPLKRNDQVYPKRSNVKKGYEDTFTADHYDHYPMKYKSPECGGYDVQCQGRNQHRPTAEQERYLQDFIDRQQQRHQRSLGQGEKSQSEELRKTEKMDQRRDKSKSNDYALTDRRSDVSLSKEAVKTLNRGEDLPRKEGNQSKSQKDVSDVDSRKADIELENIPLLSSLTSAEQSDNPEIQQNQQASSLPPTEPVTGQINQQPKPKPPTRQGTPKLELLQDNKTQTASDKQCTCNQKKKKRRTESKPPSSSTTYDRDSNQQESLEVVSPRLPVSAEPGQNSSGNFTNSDRPQHEYQVYSLYDVTYDFEHSPKILLNMYKTTDLSKPRYQQRRPPDIKRCEVIRDTRDKYNVAERIQESCGYVYSDDIRCQDKLKSGMSQGRKELNSSSVATWNEKDAGYSSGSQNLDCISPSSLSSDCLDFDQPSPVLGLKEYRYGLNSSVREVRFKPLQRNQYDVTIAAEEVSRTFLATRSIGSRLSSLQRPLSFHRNNQRQISYGSEGSLTSSDIRSSTSSRPSSSNYDDISDDETAAARGSIIRHFDCEFLESDSEDEQSAFV from the exons ATGACTACCAAAGCGCATTTGATAACACAAACCAATTATTGGGAACCACGGCAATTCTGTAAAGCTTTGTCGGGATTTCTGTTAGTTTTGGCCATCCTTGGTCTACTTGGAGGAAGTCTCATGGTAGCTCTAAGTTTCCTGGAACCAGACCGTGAATACATCCAACAGAGATATCGTTACTTTGGTATTATTGCTTTAA TTGCATGTCCGTGTTTCATAGTGATGTCGTTAGGGGTGTACTACATGGCCAGGGCACCGAACAGAAGAGCTAGAAAGATCGATGTCAGACGGAGGACACTATATGCGCTTGGCTATGATCCTAAGGTGAAGAAAGCAG AGCtcaaacagaaaaataagaatAGGGCCAATCAGCAGCAGAGTTACAATCCACTCAAACGAAATGATCAAGTCTATCCTAAGAGATCCAATGTAAAAAAAGGATACGAAGATACATTTACAGCAGATCATTATGACCATTATCCCATGAAATATAAATCACCAGAGTGTGGTGGCTATGACGTGCAGTGCCAAGGAAGAAATCAGCATAGACCCACTGCTGAACAAGAACGGTACCTGCAGGACTTCATCGATCGACAACAACAGCGCCATCAGCGGTCACTCGGACAAGGCGAGAAAAGTCAAAGCGAAGAGCTGCGAAAGACAGAGAAAATGGACCAGCGGCGAGATAAGTCGAAGTCGAATGATTACGCATTAACAGATCGTAGATCCGATGTGTCTTTATCAAAGGAAGCTGTGAAAACTTTAAATCGTGGTGAGGATCTCCCGAGAAAGGAGGGCAATCAATCTAAATCTCAGAAAGACGTATCTGATGTCGATTCCAGAAAGGCTGacattgaacttgaaaacaTACCTCTACTTAGTAGTCTGACTTCAGCAGAACAGAGTGATAATCCAGAAATACAGCAAAATCAGCAAGCATCTTCATTGCCGCCCACTGAACCTGTCACTGGACAAATTAATCAACAACCAAAACCAAAACCGCCCACGCGACAGGGAACACCTAAGCTTGAGCTGTTACAGgacaacaaaacacaaacgGCGTCTGACAAACAGTGCACCTGTaatcagaaaaagaaaaagcgCAGAACAGAATCTAAGCCACCGTCTTCAAGTACAACGTACGACAGAGATTCAAATCAGCAGGAATCTCTTGAAGTCGTGTCACCAAGACTTCCGGTATCTGCCGAACCTGGACAGAATAGTTCAGGAAACTTTACGAACTCTGACAGACCGCAACACGAATATCAAGTTTATTCTCTGTATGACGTCACATACGATTTCGAACATTCTCCGAAGATATTGCTGAACATGTACAAAACAACAGATCTGTCAAAGCCAAGGTATCAACAAAGGCGTCCTCCAGATATCAAAAGGTGTGAAGTAATACGTGATACAAGAGACAAGTACAACGTTGCAGAAAGAATCCAGGAATCGTGTGGTTATGTATACAGTGATGACATTAGATGTCaggataaactcaagtcaggGATGTCTCAGGGAAGGAAAGAGCTCAACAGCTCTAGTGTCGCCACATGGAACGAGAAAGATGCAGGGTACTCGAGTGGTTCACAAAACCTTGATTGCATATCACCAAGTTCACTTTCCAGCGATTGTTTGGACTTCGATCAACCAAGCCCGGTACTTGGACTCAAAGAGTACAGGTATGGACTGAACAGCAGCGTAAGGGAGGTTCGATTCAAACCTCTTCAAAGAAACCAGTATGACGTCACCATTGCCGCCGAAGAAGTTAGCAGAACTTTCTTGGCAACTAGGAGCATTGGAAGCCGACTGTCGTCTTTGCAACGACCACTGTCCTTCCATCGTAACAACCAAAGGCAAATATCTTACGGCAGTGAGGGTAGTCTAACCTCAAGTGACATCCGCAGCAGTACTAGTTCAAGGCCGTCTTCATCAAACTACGACGATATATCCGATGATGAAACTGCCGCTGCGCGGGGCAGCATAATCAGACATTTTGATTGTGAGTTTCTGGAATCAGACAGCGAGGACGAGCAGTCAGCATTCGTGTGA